The Panthera leo isolate Ple1 chromosome C2, P.leo_Ple1_pat1.1, whole genome shotgun sequence genome window below encodes:
- the LOC122198425 gene encoding LOW QUALITY PROTEIN: single-stranded DNA-binding protein, mitochondrial-like (The sequence of the model RefSeq protein was modified relative to this genomic sequence to represent the inferred CDS: substituted 1 base at 1 genomic stop codon), with product MFRRPVLQVFHQFVRHESEIASSLVLETSLNRVQLLGRVGQDPIMRQVEGKNPVTIFSLATNEMWRSGESEVXQMGDVSQKTTWHRISVFRPGLRDVAYQYVKKGSRICAEGKVDYGEYTDKNNVRRQATTIIADNIIFLSDQTKEKA from the coding sequence ATGTTTCGGAGACCTGTATTACAGGTGTTTCATCAGTTTGTAAGACACGAGTCTGAAATAGCCAGCAGCTTGGTTCTTGAAACATCTCTGAACCGTGTGCAGCTCCTTGGGCGAGTGGGTCAGGACCCCATCATGAGACAGGTGGAAGGGAAGAACCCGGTCACAATATTTTCTCTAGCAACGAATGAGATGTGGCGGTCAGGGGAGAGTGAAGTATAGCAAATGGGTGATGTCAGTCAAAAGACGACATGGCACAGAATATCAGTATTCCGACCAGGCCTCAGAGATGTGGCGTATCAGTATGTGAAAAAGGGGTCCCGTATCTGTGCGGAAGGGAAAGTCGACTATGGTGAATACACAGATAAAAACAATGTGAGGCGACAGGCAACAACAATCATAGCTGATAATATTATATTTCTGAGTGACCAGACCAAAGAAAAGGCATAG